The following DNA comes from Populus trichocarpa isolate Nisqually-1 chromosome 19, P.trichocarpa_v4.1, whole genome shotgun sequence.
TCACTTATTGCATGTGCATTGCACGCACCAACCAATCTTTACATGAACATTAACTTTACTCCTCTGTATTTGATTTAGCGTAAAATCTGGTTCTTCAACCCCTAATTACTTCAAATTAgtagaatttagttttattctgaCAAACCAAGCACCAAAAATTTTCTTGGATATTACGAGGTCTCTATATCTAGGCAATCAAAATAAACGATTAAGCCAATTCCTAAAAATACCAAatctaaagaataaaattaaaaacaatcttaTCACTCTTTAAAGCCTTGACGATaacatgctttgttttttactatTGGATGCAAATTctcatattcaatttttttatgtaataagattgaaaattatggaaggatttttaatttgagaaaagATCGAAATacgtgatttgtttttttaccctTGTATAAAATTATCTTACAATGCCAAAtgaaaaggtaaataaaaatatagtactATGTCAAGGTTTTTGGTGTCATACTAGATTGGTAGCCCTACAACCAAGTCCTTAATAGGGCTTGAATTTTTCCAAATCTTAAAAGTGAGTCCTCAAACCTTTAATTGttgtaaatcaataaatttaaatttttctcaacatccttttttataagtaaacaaaacaatgcACCAAGCCCAAACCTATAGTATTGCAATGTCAAATAaccaatttttcttttgaaaaaagaaattgaaggaccaaaacataaaatactaaatgacaaaaaaaaagaagaagaaatcaccACTATTAATTCAAAGAAGAGATTTAAGGTTTTTTGTACTTGTAATATGGTAATcattgcataaatatttattggctaaataaaaagatcattaattaatttttagtatttaaccttatttcaaaaacattgtATGGATTTTTTGCAATATAacgtttatataatttttaaaaaatgataacattCTTAAAAGAATAAGTTTCATGACTTAATTCAGCaatgatcatttatttttggagatattatatatttggcttgtgaaattgttaatttttgtattcTACTTTAAGTTTTCCACTTCtgatatgaatttatttttctattttttataaaatacttttaaaatgcataCTATTGTAGTTTTAGTTCTTCTATTAAAACATCTACAAGGATTTATTAATTGAGTGCCTTCAATTTTCAAAGTTCAGAAACGTGTGTAGAgtaacaaattcaattaaacaacAATCAATTATTCAAAGTTAAGTAATATTCGTTTCACGTCATATTTGAcaatgttaattaatattttttaaaaaaatcattaaacaaaaatttaattattctaattaaaaaaaataagagtagaAGGaaatttgtacaaaaaaaaGGGCATGTACCATaagtaataaacaaaaaaaaataaaggaaaaatcttGTAGGGTTGCTATATGATTTATActctttttgcttcttctttttatacgTAAGATTGaagatttattgaaattaaattgtaaaagaaaCCAAGCGAtcttgtatttaaaattaaaataataaaattttattcatctGTTTAATCAAAATTACAAGATGGACTTCTCCATCTAAAAACGAGCCTATGAATGACGAAACCAAAAGAATTTCAGATGGAAGTCCCTATCTTCAACATCCGGGTGCGCTCATTATCCCAGAAATTATGGGCTTAACGTTAGAACATTGGGATTTTGAAGGGCCGTCTGGTCCGCtatatgcaagtttaatgtCAGCAAGCTCCACCTTCTCACATGGGAAGCCACTGCTGCAAGCAATCTGCACAACAACCGGAGTTGCGGAAGTTCCCCTTATATTCTTAAAACTAACACCACTGATCTTCACTTTTGATGGAgcctgcaaaagaaaaaaagaaagaacattaAGACCCCAATAGACTTTTAGCAATCTCCCTAGCACTaaggaacataaaaaaattaatatgcttGTGTAGGCGTTCTTCAGAATTGCATTATGGATCTAGCATGATGCAACCAATTATGGAATGCAGTGCACAACATGTTTGCTTCACAGTCAATACTATGAATTGcgttgaaacattttttttcataagatgaaaaaaagaatttgataaaTTGTGGAGTGTTTGAGCCACGAATTGGGTAAAATATTGTCACAGTAATTTAGTACTGTGAAAATATCCTTATGGTAACAGAAAAAGCAATACCTTTAGACTGCATTGGTTCCATGGGCAATACACTTGATCTATGATGACAGGGTTTTGGACATTGTTCATGACAATATCCTCAAAATGCATGTTAGATGCGACACCACCGTATAAAGCTGGCCAAGATTTTATTCTAACGCCATTTGTAGTATCTGAGAGGGTGCAATTCTTGACAAATATTCCAGAAACAGGTTTCTCATTGGGGTATTTCCCTAAACTTCCAACACTGATGCCATGGCCAGGTCCACATGTTACTCCTGTGATATGTAGTTCTTCGGTGCCATCTCCCACGGAGATACAATCATCGCCTGTGCCAATTTTTGAATCGATAATGTAGATCCCAGTAGATTGGCCGACATGGATTCCATCGGTGTTTACACTCTCACCAGGTGCACTCACGGTAAAATGCTGGAAGGTGAGGTTTTTGCACCCCAAGACGTTAACATGAAAGTTCTTGCTATCTCGAGTAGTTATATCTCGGACTAATGCATTGGTGATGAAATCGAACCTTAAATTCTGATCCATGTTAGAAGCAAACAAAAAGCAAATGATTAAAGAAACTTTGGTAGTGccataacatataattaaaaaataaggaaattaggcttcataatggTGATTAGATTACCATTGGGAGGCTGTCACAATCTTTATCTTTCTGACATGTACTTTTGCTCCACGCAGCCTTTCCCTGCCCATCAAAAGTGCCGCTTCCCGACAATGTAAATTTATCAACGTGTCCGAAATTAACCCAATGCCCTCCTGAGAACTGATTTGGGTCAACCGGTGCCTTCAACATGCCATCAACTTGGAGCTCAATCGCAGCCTTGCAAGGACCTGCTAGAGTCAATTTCCGTAACGAGTATGTCCCACTTGGAATAAGAACTTTGCTGGGGTTTGTTGAAGCACAAGCATCTTTCCAAGCATTGGTTAAAGCCTAAAAATGGAAAGAGAAGGGAAATATTTAGAGAGGATCAGTAGGTCTCAAATTCGGGTGTTATAAGGAAACGTAAATAAGTTCTGACTCGAATACTATATATTCagctatttaaaaatcaaacgcATGCATGCGAGAAAATATACAAGATACCTCTGTGATATCTTTATCGGAACCATATTTAGTCACATCGAAGACACCTTTTGATTGGGCTTTAGCAGTTGATGCTAACAATAAAAACAGTGAGAATGATATTATTGCTGAGGAGACAACTTTCAGGCCCATCTTTTTGTCAGCTATGttgctttctttcttcaatACTCTAGGAAAACGAATGAATTTCTTAATCTTCCATGTCGATCCTTTATACGGCGAGAGGGGAATTCAACACCACTCGTAAATTTATCAAGCAGTTGATGAATTTTGTCCATGTTTGTGCAAGGTTGTAGCTTTGCCATTCAATGTCATTGCTATTATTAGCTTCTCTTGCAatatagcatatcaaaatgttctaagaaaaatctatatatatcgAGCCTAATTTCATGCAAAGATttgtttaattcaataaaaattcttcaatttttgaatACTAGCTTTCCATTATTGGCATATATACAATTAGAGTAAGCAATACATACCTAATATGAGTCAAACCCTATTGAGATTTCTAGGATTTAGTTTCTCCAAAACcttcttgttattgtttttattacaaTCATTTTCCGGAGAGAAGTGATTGAGAATAATGGATATTCTGGAGATCCTATATATTGTATGgacatatatatatcaatcaccCTGTCTATAGAAGCCTGAATTTAATGGAAAGATTTgtttagtttaataaaaaattcctttatttttgaagattttgttaTTGAAGATGatgtttccatttttttttttttgcccttgaTATAGTatataataaaactttaaataacaTCAGACTTTCTAAATTATCTCtgtaatctattaaaaaaacattgacaagATTCTAAATATGCACACAGAAAAacacttgataaaaaaacaacaaagttcaATTATATTTCAACTCAATGCgcaaagatgaaattgaaaaaaaaaactagagtcaACTCTAGTTAGCACGTCAAAATATACAACCACAattatgagactgagataactcagtaaaaaacaaatcaaaagaatatcaTGAAGCCTGATTCCCAACAAATCCCATGCAAAATGGtagaaaaaagcaattaaaaaataagaccaaaaaaaacatggagaccCAGTTAAGCTCAACAAAACCCACTACCTAGATCAAGCAAATGGAATAACCCAATTATAATATCAActtaatcttgaaaaataaaactaaaaaatgattgaattaaaaaaaagacttgaggCAATCTCATAGCTTAGACAATGAAATTCGGTTAACCTGgtagaaagaaaatagaaaaaaaaacaaagcctaacttctttttttatagaaaaatcaattgtcgaatgatgaaattgaaaaagaaaatcaatgaaaaaacatctacccttaaaaaaataatcgatatcaactcaagttaatttttcaaaccctTGACCCGTCAAATCAAAATTACCATATCGGGAAAAACTCAAAACTCAATTCAAAACTAACCACTTGGTGAAgaatgaaaatggaaaaaaaaaaattaattttacaaaataacctaaaaaatagcaatccaaagaatgaggaccaaatttaaaatataaaaaaatattgagtggAGAACTAACAGttttggattgaatgatgaaattaaaaaaacaaatcaatttaacaaaaggatccaaaaaaaaattaacaatcacaagaataatgattaaatttgaaaaaattaatgagaaaacaacttaaaattttggattgaagggtgaaattaaaaaaaaattacaaaacaacttagaagaaaaaatagcaaacaaaagaatgaaaaacatatttgaaatgacaataaaatgagaagaaaattgtTGCTACCTAATGTTTTACCCcagttttcaaaatttaaaataaaaaatctactttCAACGCGTAGTTTTTAACGCACTCATTGAGTCGATGTTaatgttgcattttttttcaaaagtcaaaaacacaaaataaatagaaaaaatagaaaaaatgcatttatattttagtGATCTAATTGTAATTGTGGAAAGGAGagaattgattttcaaattggAAACCCTCTCACCAAGCaacccaaattttaatcaaatggtCCCCAATCGATTTTCTTAATCCAAGGGTCCATATTTCCTTGCTTTGCCTCTCATTTGATTTAAATCTCTACCACTGGATTTCAAGAATTAATATCTACTACTCATTTTATATAAATCTCACATCAAGAACAACTACAATTAAACAAGCAACTAGGCATataaatttcttccaattagaCATACAAAATTCAGTTATTTCTTAACATGTTcttccaaacatatataaaaagttcTAACAAAACTCAATAACAATGCTATCAACATCTATAGTTTTGCATTTTTATGATCATAGTCATACATGTATTATATCACATAAACATTATTgcatttacattaatttttcgATGTATACTTCCTTTGCATGAGACGTCAAATACATTCACAGTAAGATTCAACTTTAGGTTCAATAATTCTCCTTAAATTTCCCAAATTTCAACAACATAAATGCTTAAGTCAATATACGTAACCTAATACATAACGAAACtcctttaaaatcattttctttataaatatatacGTTAATCTATCACAATATCACTTAACTACATACAATTCTACTTCATGCAATGTAACCACTCATTGGGCGACCATTGAGGCTTTAAGGATCCCATGGTTTTCTTCAGCATTTCTTCCTAAATTAATACCTAACTCCTAACCCAATTGATCAACTtatagacaatttacatttccCTAAAATTTCACTCTAAACCCAAGCATCAATCTCATGATGTCAACCTCAATTGTTATCTTTTCACATGAAATTGCTAGGTCAGGTGTAGAAGTCCTAACCGAAGATAATTGAGTCTTCGAACCCTAACTTTTCAAAATCTTCcatattttcctcttttttcctcttttctcttaACATTCTCTCTCTAACTCAATCTTTTCTctcattggtttttttcaattccaagaGTGGATGTGTTTTTATCTCTGAAAACACTCTCTAGCCTTTAAAAGtgcaagaataaaagaaaaaaaaaaagtggtctCCTTTCCCAAAACAACACCCCGTCAGTTTTATAAAGCCAATAATCAAAACGGTTTGACTATTTTGAGAAATGGTCCGACAGGTTCAGCAAATAGGTCTAGTTGTTTCTCAAAATGATTGGACCATTTTAGCTCCTGGAAAATTTGACATTTTGGCCAAAAACCCTTTCTTTTTCCATCTTCTTAACACTTTTTTCCcaatttattcttttcattttttttcataccatTAAAGTATAAttccaatgattttatttttattttttatttttatttttattttatttatcccGGGGTTTACACAAAGAATTTCGTTCTGGTTAAAGAGAATTGTCatattgagattttaggttaactGAGCTATAAACAAAGATTTccgttctagttaaaggggatcgaCAAATTGAGATCTTAGGTTAGTCTAATAGAAGACAAAGATTttaggttctggttaaagggaatcaccgaaTTAGGATTTCAAGTTAATCGATCTGTGAAACCAAAGTTCTAGTTAAAAGAAATCACTAAGATGCAAGATTTCAAGTCAACTGAGCTGAGAGCAAAAGTTGTTGAGGAGGCATTTGTTGACCAAAATAGTTGAATTATAGTtctggttgaaaatgattgttgGGAAGATAGAGTTTTAGGTCAACTGAACTAAAACTTTGAGAAGATTAAGTTTTGAAGAACAATCTTTCTGTATTTACAAACTTACAATGAAAAGCACTTGATAAGTTTTTACTCTGTAAGAATTATAAAGAGACGGCATTTGTTACTATTAAATTTTGATCCACTTTTCAAAATGTtccggggaaaaaaaaaaacccagaaaatatGTTGACATAATTGCATCATTTTCAACGTCtttccaaataattttaaataaaaaatatactatccATGCATTTAGTTTTTAACGCGCTTATTGtatcaatattaatgttgctctttttaaaaaaaagtcaaaacacaaagacaaatcaacaaagaaaaaagaaaaaaatgcatttatattttagtgatctaattataattttggaaTGGAGAagacaaattttaaatttgaaaacccTCTCACCAGCAACCCAACTTTTAATCAAATGGTCCACAATCAATTTTCTTAGTCCAATGACAGTCGTTGATTCTTCCACCACCAGAATTGCCTCCTTGACCTCTCTActatcaatatcatcaccaTAAGCCTCCACCTCGAGTACCACCAGCAACTCtctataaaaccaaaaccaaaaccaatggCAGCTAGCACCATGTCCACTAAGTGAAACAAGTCCATGTTCCAGTCATTTATGAAAGCTTTTTCACTATCGCTTTAGCTTTCCACCCGACAtcactcactctctctctctctctctctcttaaaaccCATCTCCACTAACGCTGGGTGCCACACAATCCAATTTCGATCTGACCCCAATATGACAACCTGATCATATCCACGATTAGAACACAATACCAACAACCTACCCGTTTCTTGGAAATGGCAGGTGAAGGTGAAAACTAGTATAAAAGGAAATCATTTGGgaactaaagaaaagaaaataaaatgaactgcCTTGTgtgattttgttcttttgtaCGTAATGGTGACACTCACCGCCAACACAAGGATAAGAAGAGTAAAAAACGTTCTAGAACcaacttttttctctcttcacgGGCGACAACACGTGGGTTCACGCACCACCATTCGCGTGGAGAGTGAGACCAACGCGTTGCCATTGTTCCTCGACTCCCGAAAGCTTCCTAGCACTGTTCTTGGGTTCCCAACAGATTCTCCAgattaatttgtgaattttgGGAGGCCTGTTTTGTAGATTCTAAAtgtttaatgtgtgtgtgtgtttgaattatttttaattttggtgatttgtaaaaatataattgtaggATGTGTGagtaaaaactataataaaaatgaaggatATGCGTGTGTttcatttgctttctattacctttttattttgtgttaaatagacaaaacaaaagagaaaaaagatgaaaagatatatatttttttattttccttaaccaaatgttttaattgaatatggtaaaaaaaatccttaaaattatttgagcaatttttttaaaaaatgtgaaatatttttgcatttaaaaaaaagaatatattgcACGGATTTTTGTAAAATGCCAAAAGATTTTGGcctgtattttaaaaactattaataatttatttttcgcaagaagaatatattattcacttgtaatataaggataaaaaacctaaaaggagttaatataaaaatattataagggataataattttattttacttactTTAATATAAGAATCTCTAAAAGAATAGATAGGGTCCCTAGTAACCACGAGGAGGGCACGCCAACAACTTATAGAGATCAACGCAAATCCTGAGGAGATGAGAGACAAAATaggaaaagaagaataaaatatcACCGAGGAATGCAGTGTTTAGCCATCGGAGGAAGCTGCACGCACCACCAGAGCGCTGCGACTTGCTTCACTTATTGCATGTGCATTGCACGCACCAACCAATCTTTACATGAACATTAACTTTACTCCTCTGTATTTGATTTAGCGTAAAATCTGGTTCTTCAACCCCTAATTACTTCAAATTAgtagaatttagttttattctgaCAAACCAAGCACCAAAAATTTTCTTGGATATTACGAGGTCTCTATATCTAGGCAATCAAAATAAACGATTAAGCCAATTCCTAAAAATACCAAatctaaagaataaaattaaaaacaatcttaTCACTCTTTAAAGCCTTGACGATaacatgctttgttttttactatTGGATGCAAATTctcatattcaatttttttatgtaataagattgaaaattatggaaggatttttaatttgagaaaagATCGAAatatgtgatttgtttttttaccctTGTATAAAATTATCT
Coding sequences within:
- the LOC127903907 gene encoding exopolygalacturonase-like isoform X3, whose translation is MGLKVVSSAIISFSLFLLLASTAKAQSKGVFDVTKYGSDKDITEALTNAWKDACASTNPSKVLIPSGTYSLRKLTLAGPCKAAIELQVDGMLKAPVDPNQFSGGHWVNFGHVDKFTLSGSGTFDGQGKAAWSKSTCQKDKDCDSLPMNLRFDFITNALVRDITTRDSKNFHVNVLGCKNLTFQHFTVSAPGESVNTDGIHVGQSTGIYIIDSKIGTGDDCISVGDGTEELHITGVTCGPGHGISVGSLGKYPNEKPVSGIFVKNCTLSDTTNGVRIKSWPALYGGVASNMHFEDIVMNNVQNPVIIDQVYCPWNQCSLKAPSKVKISGVSFKNIRGTSATPVVVQIACSSGFPCEKVELADIKLAYSGPDGPSKSQCSNVKPIISGIMSAPGC
- the LOC127903907 gene encoding exopolygalacturonase-like isoform X2 — translated: MGLKVVSSAIISFSLFLLLASTAKAQSKGVFDVTKYGSDKDITEALTNAWKDACASTNPSKVLIPSGTYSLRKLTLAGPCKAAIELQVDGMLKAPVDPNQFSGGHWVNFGHVDKFTLSGSGTFDGQGKAAWSKSTCQKDKDCDSLPMNLRFDFITNALVRDITTRDSKNFHVNVLGCKNLTFQHFTVSAPGESVNTDGIHVGQSTGIYIIDSKIGTGDDCISVGDGTEELHITGVTCGPGHGISVGSLGKYPNEKPVSGIFVKNCTLSDTTNGVRIKSWPALYGGVASNMHFEDIVMNNVQNPVIIDQVYCPWNQCSLKAPSKVKISGVSFKNIRGTSATPVVVQIACSSGFPCEKVELADIKLAYSGPDGPSKSQCSNVKPIISGIMSAPGC